A genomic window from Plasmodium reichenowi strain SY57 chromosome 6, whole genome shotgun sequence includes:
- a CDS encoding hypothetical protein (conserved Plasmodium protein, unknown function), whose product MNFLKILFLKKHQTIIRRNVFSLLSKNGNHMFKRAASTENKNNQEKKKDVEENVYKANCPKGIRIPIMRYFYGLIFLMAFVPITQSLYETNKYYKENEHLYEKGKH is encoded by the exons atgaattttttaaagatcttatttttaaaaaagcATCAAACAATAATTCGTAGAAACGtgttttctttattaaGTAAAAATGGAAATCACATGTTCAAGAGAGCTGCAAGTACggagaataaaaataatcaagaaaaaaaaaaagatgtAGAAGAAAATGTGTATAAAGCGAATTGCCCTAAAGGAATTAGAATACCTATAATGAGATATTTTTACGGTTTGATATTCTTAATGGCATTTGTTCCAATAACTCAGTCCCTTTACGAAAcgaataaatattataaagaG aATGAACATTTGTACGAAAAAGGGAAACACTAA
- a CDS encoding hypothetical protein (conserved Plasmodium protein, unknown function), with translation MMNEGEDMNNFMIKNKINLTKEKNESIKNMKRLILKHPDIFVKTSIVSRELKKNIEENEHIFDDIKKCYEYMKGIFESDEFVEYVKELKYVCDNNNVENNNIENNNVDNNNVQNNNVENNNVENNNIENNNVDNNIDDNKHIDGKIPFFYNDSNNFIECNDFINNNISFILNIPFMLYKNNEKNNFKGCIKYIKMSIYINMFLNKYYKYVNYKDIGLLKYLKGYQKRVMKQVEKITEHIYNVIMKSDVIETLKECLLYICVVYDYYKFYKKDDNMDSIKNVLNNNICDYKSIYINNEIYNLNTTEYYNEYIKNTFLMIKHYNIITSVKKYINKHTNHIHDYINVYDIINFFQTQINKLINMYESIFTGMDNYLYKHIIYIYYFSVCLINIKIKNNNFVTHNQLSDVNKKDIYILTKMNQYILNNKKNNDHINKYYINEHVVDYQDNIQNMTNFSYGCNSSDMDDFFLNTFNIAQTKDEKVEENNNIKNVYMLNNNMNKKKTCNEFYPDLHFNNMKYPFLNINSCLFNYMYYYVILKKSKDINGIDPFNDIYKCDEEAVDNNKYIYNNNNNNIPSDHYDHYNKDEHVNVQKKKKKNKKKGKTSYLDYHINEKSNMFVTYDYEYKDMLKNHNNFIDILYEEERKKKNQRKIKRNIQIKKTNYNNQENHYSCKYNEGEEYYHNKPINFINSNNNEIKKKCYNEYISIQNMIRNYKIKESILNLFEYRKKVEKNKSYESKIYEQLDVSIIFPNILNKLFLVYINNFLQKNNFFFFQNVLLLFSNIQQKIQNKTTTMNNTKHNIQVLYEHIKDEQNRFIHTYHDDFLSITKFNIVNQQKENNIKINTDICKDNIYMEKISTYYEHPFLITYFYNLLFLLKNIKSYIDTSLSYVIINLFENSYTNLIHTIIIIFITNQNVFFTSPLLQYLLQFFFLLIFPFSFYFLSNIFKADFGSSTEKIFKVLSSYGTSL, from the exons GATGATGAATGAAGGTGAGGATATGAACAATTTTATGATAAAGAATAAGATAAATTTgacaaaagaaaaaaatgagagtattaaaaatatgaaaagaTTGATTTTAAAACACCCAGATATATTTGTAAAGACTTCGATAGTTTCTAGggaattaaaaaagaacatAGAAGAGAATGAACATATTtttgatgatataaaaaaatgttatgaATATATGAAAGGGATATTTGAGAGTGATGAATTTGTTGAGTATGTAAAGgaattaaaatatgtatgtgataataataatgtggaaaataataatatcgaaaataataatgtggataataataatgtgcaaaataataatgtggaaaataataatgtggaaaataataatatcgaaaataataatgtggataataatattgatgaTAACAAACATATTGATGGTAAGATaccatttttttataatgatagtaataattttattgaGTGTAAcgattttataaataataatataagctttatattaaatattccttttatgctttataagaataatgaaaagaataacTTTAAAGGATgcataaaatatataaaaatgagtatatatataaatatgtttttaaataaatattataaatatgttaattataaagatattggtttattaaaatatttaaaggGTTATCAAAAACGTGTGATGAAACAAGTTGAAAAAATTACagaacatatatataatgtaattATGAAAAGTGATGTTATAGAAACTTTAAAAGAATgtctattatatatatgtgttgtgtatgattattataagttttataaaaaagacGATAATATGGAttctataaaaaatgtattaaataataatatatgtgattataaaagtatatatattaataatgaaatatataatttgaatACTActgaatattataatgaatatataaaaaatacttTTCTTATGATTAAACactataatataataacatctgttaaaaaatatataaacaaacaTACGAATCATATTcatgattatataaatgtttatgatataataaacttCTTTCAGacacaaataaataaattaataaatatgtatgaaTCCATATTTACTGGAATggataattatttatataaacatataatatatatatattatttttctgtttgtcttataaatataaaaataaaaaataataattttgtaaCACATAACCAGTTATCtgatgtaaataaaaaggatatatatatattaaccAAAATGAATcagtatatattaaataataaaaaaaataatgatcatattaataaatattatattaatgaGCATGTCGTGGATTATCAAGATAATATACAGAACATGACGAATTTTTCATATGGTTGTAATTCTAGCGATATGGAcgatttttttttgaatacTTTTAACATTGCGCAGACAAAAGATGAAAAGgtagaagaaaataataatataaagaatgtatatatgcttaataataatatgaacaaaaaaaaaacgtGTAATGAATTTTATCCAGATCTTCActttaataatatgaaatatccatttttaaatattaatagttgcctatttaattatatgtattactacgttattttgaaaaaaagTAAAGACATAAACGGAATAGATCCTTTTAAtgacatatataaatgtgaTGAAGAAGCTgtagataataataaatatatttataataataataataataatatacctTCTGATCATTATgatcattataataaagatgaGCATGTTAAtgttcaaaaaaaaaaaaaaaaaaacaaaaaaaaaggtaaaACATCCTACTTAgattatcatataaatgaaaaaagtAATATGTTTGTTACGTATgattatgaatataaagacatgttaaaaaatcataataattttattgatatattatatgaagaagaaagaaaaaagaaaaatcaaagaaaaataaaaagaaatatacaaataaaaaaaacaaattataataatcaaGAAAATCATTACAGctgtaaatataatgaaggTGAAGAgtattatcataataaacCAATAAACTTCATTAattctaataataatgaaataaagaaaaaatgttataatGAATACATATCAATTCAAAATATGATAAGGAActataaaattaaagaatcaatattaaatttatttgaatatagaaaaaaagttgaaaaaaataaatcatatgAATCTAAAATTTATGAACAATTAGATGTTTCAATAATATTTCCaaacattttaaataaattatttcttgtttatattaataattttttacaaaagaataatttttttttttttcaaaatgtattattattattttcaaatatCCAACAAAAAATCCAAAACAAAACAACTACTATGAATAATACAAAACATAATATTCAAGTTTTGtatgaacatataaaagatGAACAAAATAGATTCATTCATACATATCATGATGATTTCTTATCTATTacaaaatttaatatagTAAATcaacaaaaagaaaataatataaaaatcaatacagatatatgtaaagacaatatatatatggaaaaaataaGCACCTATTATGAACATCCGTTTTTAAttacttatttttataatcttctttttctattaaaaaatataaaatctTATATAGATACATCTTTATCTTATGTAATCataaatttatttgaaaattcatatacaaatttaatacatacaattattatcatatttataactAATCAAAATGTTTTCTTTACATCACCGCTTTTACAATATTTgttacaatttttttttttgttgatatttcctttttctttttattttctctCGAATATATTTAAGGCAGACTTTGGCTCTTCAACG GAAAAAATCTTTAAGGTGCTATCCAGCTACGGGACATCCTTATGA
- a CDS encoding ornithine aminotransferase, putative, which translates to MDFVKELKSSQDYMNNELTYGAHNYDPIPVVLKRGKGVFVYDIEDRRYYDFLSAYSSVNQGHCHPDILNAMINQAKKLTICSRAFFSDSLGVCERYLTNLFGYDKVLMMNTGAEASETAYKLCRKWGYEVKKIPENSAKIIVCNNNFSGRTLGCVSASTDKKCKRNFGPFVPNFLKVPYDDLEALEKELQDPNVCAFVVEPVQGEAGVIVPSDDYFPGVASLCKKYNVLFVADEVQTGLGRTGKLLCTHHYGVKPDVILLGKALSGGHYPISAILANDDVMLVLKPGEHGSTYGGNPLAASICVEALKVLINEKLCENADKLGAPFLQNLKEQLKDSKVVREVRGKGLLCAIEFKNDLVNVWDICLKFKENGLITRSVHDKTVRLTPPLCITKEQLDECTEILVKTIKFFD; encoded by the coding sequence atgGATTTCGTTAAAGAATTAAAGAGTAGTCAAGATTACATGAACAACGAATTAACCTATGGAGCTCACAACTATGACCCAATTCCAGTTGTTTTGAAGAGAGGTAAAGGTGTTTTCGTTTACGATATTGAAGATAGGAGATATTACGACTTTTTATCTGCTTACTCATCAGTTAACCAAGGACACTGCCACCcagatatattaaatgcTATGATCAACCAAGCAAAAAAATTAACCATTTGCAGTAGAGCATTTTTCAGTGACTCATTAGGAGTATGTGAAAGATACCTTACTAATTTATTTGGTTATGACAAAGTATTAATGATGAACACTGGTGCTGAAGCTAGCGAAACCGCTTACAAATTATGTAGAAAATGGGGTTATgaagtaaaaaaaatccCAGAAAACTCAGCAAAAATTATTGTTTGTAACAATAATTTCTCTGGAAGAACTTTAGGTTGTGTATCAGCTTCCACTGATAAGAAATGCAAAAGAAACTTTGGTCCATTCGTACCAAACTTCCTTAAAGTTCCATATGATGATTTAGAAGCTTTAGAAAAGGAATTACAAGACCCAAATGTCTGTGCCTTTGTTGTTGAACCAGTACAAGGAGAAGCTGGTGTTATAGTACCATCAGATGATTATTTCCCAGGTGTAGCTTCCTTATGTAAGAAATACAATGTATTATTTGTAGCAGATGAAGTACAAACAGGATTAGGAAGAACCggaaaattattatgtacTCACCACTATGGAGTAAAACCAGATGTCATCCTTTTAGGAAAGGCTCTTTCTGGAGGTCACTACCCAATATCAGCTATATTGGCAAATGATGATGTTATGCTTGTATTGAAACCAGGAGAACACGGTTCAACTTATGGTGGTAACCCATTAGCTGCTTCTATTTGTGTAGAAGCTTTAAAAGTTTTGATAAACGAAAAATTATGTGAAAATGCTGATAAATTAGGTGCTCCATTCTTACAAAATCTTAAAGAACAATTAAAAGACAGCAAAGTTGTTCGTGAAGTAAGAGGAAAAGGTTTATTATGTGCCATTGAATTTAAAAACGACCTTGTCAACGTATGGGATATCTGCTTGAAATTTAAAGAAAACGGACTTATCACCAGATCTGTTCATGACAAAACAGTTCGTTTAACACCACCATTATGTATAACCAAAGAACAATTAGATGAATGTACTGAAATTCTTGTAAAAActattaaattttttgaTG
- a CDS encoding hypothetical protein (conserved Plasmodium protein, unknown function), whose protein sequence is MEDSSELNKSIEENEDLESEVNEENQNEENESEENESDVNESVENESEENVNEENVNEENVNEENKNKDNMNMYQENGNNNNNNNNKNNKLKNSFHSNMNELKNNLNYNNINNNNMNNMNNNLGTKNLEENEGFSQYKMNQEDLVNDNKKYSNEKYGDMTNHSKNSFKNRNEHMTIDEQKNSSKHEKNRYDNNLVFQPSDEKNRNLFQGHNKKFTFPSLSPTDVLIPGKEHENITMYHFNPEKFGYKYNNGLKPSEGYLLIYPHISHNSIAPKIKKKKMRCC, encoded by the exons atgGAAGATTCAAgtgaattaaataaatcaa ttgaagaaaatgaagatCTGGAGAGCGAAGTTAACGAAGAAAAtcaaaatgaagaaaatgaaagtgaagaaaatgaaagtGATGTAAACGAAAGTGTAGAAAATGAAAGTGAAGAAAATgtaaatgaagaaaatgtaaatgaagaaaatgtaaatgaagaaaataaaaataaagacaACATGAATATGTATCAAGAaaatggtaataataataataataataataataaaaataataaattaaagaaTTCATTTCATAGTAATATgaatgaattaaaaaataatttaaattataataatataaataataataatatgaataatatgaataataatttagGTACTAAAAATttagaagaaaatgaagGTTTTAGtcaatataaaatgaatcAGGAAGATCTTgttaatgataataaaaagtattcaaatgaaaaatatggaGATATGACTAATCATAGTAAAAATAGTTTTAAAAATAGGAATGAACATATGACGATAGATGAACAGAAAAATTCTTCTAaacatgaaaaaaatagatatgataataatttagTTTTTCAACCATctgatgaaaaaaatagaaatttatttcaaggtcataataaaaaatttacattCCCATCCTTATCTCCAACAGATGTATTAATACCAGGAAAAGAACATGAAAATATAACCATGTATCATTTTAACCCTGAAAAATTTggttataaatataataatggaTTAAAACCTTCAGAAGGATActtattaatatatccTCATATATCGCATAATTCTATAGCTccaaaaattaaaaaaaaaaaaatgagatGTTGTTAA
- a CDS encoding proteasome subunit alpha type-2, putative translates to MADGEYSFSLTTFSPTGKLVQIEYALNRVSSSSPALGIRAKNGVIIATEKKSPNELIEENTIFKIQQISEHIGIVYAGMPGDFRVLLKRARKEAIRYSLQYGSEILVKELVKIIASIVQEFTQTGGVRPFGLSLLICGVDVYGYHLYQIDPSGCYFNWMATCVGKDYQNNMSFLEKRYNKDIEIEDAIHTAILTLKESYEGVLNEKNIEIGVAYDNKPFKILTQNEIKDYLIEIE, encoded by the exons aTGGCAGATGGTGAATATAGTTTTTCTTTAACAACTTTTAGTCCAACAGGAAAATTAGTACAAATTGAATATGCTCTTAATAGAGTATCTAGCAGTTCGCCAGCTTTAg GTATTAGAGCCAAGAATGGTGTGATAATTGCTACCGAAAAGAAAAGTCCAAATGAATTAATAGAAGAAAATACCATATTCAAAATACAACAAATAAGTGAACATATAGGTATTGTATATGCAGGAATGCCTGGAGATTTCCgtgtattattaaaaaggGCAAGAAAAGAAGCCATAAGATATTCTTTACAATATGGAAGTGAAATATTAGTAAAAGAAttagtaaaaataattgCATCAATAGTTCAAGAATTTACACAAACAGGTGGGGTAAGACCATTTGgtttatctttattaatatgtgGGGTTGATGTATATGGATACCATTTATATCAAATCGATCCTTCTGGATGTTATTTTAATTGGATGGCTACATGTGTAGGAAAAGATTATCAAAACAATATGTCCTTTTTagaaaaaagatataataaagacATCGAAATAGAAGATGCAATTCATACAGCTATTTTAACTTTAAAAGAAAGTTATGAAGGAGTACtgaatgaaaaaaatattgaaattGGTGTAGCCTATGATAATAAACCATTCAAGATTTTAAcacaaaatgaaattaaagattatttaatagaaatagaataa
- a CDS encoding chaperone, putative, producing MSIHLLNKKADSLRSTNVLMTNMNASKGMYEIIKSNLGPKGSYKMLVSSSGAIKITKDGNVLLNEMMIQHPTASMLSRICSSIDETLGDGSSSNLIVATSLIYLSEKYILYENIHPRIITQGFDIAKGILLELLDSMKIPVNIEENFDKEVLYNVCKTCIRTKLPICLADKLADDLVESVKIIYKPTKQIDLHMIEIMDIKRNMSINTKLVRGMVLDHGCRHPNMPNKLTKCFILVLNVSLEYEKSEVFSSFVYSNAEDRDKLVESERKFTDDKVKKIIELKKTLVEKKFKETNEIYNFAVFNQKGIDPISLDLLAKENIMALRRIKRRNLERIVLCCGGNPCNNVYDLTEEDVGYAGLVYEISINDEKYTFIEEVQNPKSCTIFIQAPNDYTIKQIKDAIRDGLRSIKNVIDDKCVLSGAGSFEIMAYCKLKDEEKKIKGKQKFALDIYANSLLNIPKVLLENSGLDIHQTLFNVIDKYNEDRSEPLGLDLDTGEPIIAHLKGIYDNYCVKKEILSIATAISQQILLVDEIIRAGKSMGEEK from the exons ATGTCCATACACCTGTTGAACAAGAAGGCGGATAGCTTGCGTTCCACAAATGTGCTCATGACGAATATGAACGCAAGTAAAGGGATgtatgaaataataaaaagtaatTTAGGACCTAAAGGAAGTTATAAAATGTTAGTTAGTAGTTCAGGTGCTATAAAGATAACAAAAGATGGtaatgttttattaaatgaaatgaTGATTCAACATCCTACAGCAAGTATGTTAAGTAGAATATGTTCAAGCATTGATGAAACTTTAGGGGACGGTTCTAGTAGTAACTTAATAGTTGCTACTTCTTTAATATACCTATCGgagaaatatattttgtatgaAAATATTCACCCACGTATTATAACACAAGGATTTGATATTGCTAAAggtatattattagaatTATTAGATAGTATGAAAATACCTGTAAATATTGAAGAAAATTTTGATAAAGaagttttatataatgtatgCAAAACATGCATTCGAACCAAATTACCCATATGTTTAGCTGATAAATTAGCTGATGACCTTGTAGAAAGtgtaaaaattatttataaaccTACGAAACAAATTGATTTACATATGATTGAAATTATGGATATCAAAAGAAATATGAGTATTAATACCAAACTTGTTAGAGGTATGGTCTTAGATCATGGATGCCGTCATCCCAATATGCCTAATAAATTAACAAAATGCTTTATTTTAGTTTTAAATGTTAGTTTagaatatgaaaaaagtGAAGTCTTCTCATCTTTTGTATATTCTAATGCAGAAGATAGAGATAAACTTGTGGAATCAGAAAGAAAATTTACAGATGataaagtaaaaaaaattattgaattaaaaaaaacacttgtagaaaaaaaattcaaagaaacaaatgaaatatataattttgcTGTATTTAATCAAAAAGGTATAGATCCCATAAGTTTAGATCTACTTGctaaagaaaatattatggCATTAAGACGtattaaaagaagaaatcTAGAAAGAATTGTTTTATGTTGTGGAGGTAACCCATGTAACAATGTATACGATTTAACAGAAGAAGATGTTGGATACGCTGGATTAGTTTATGAAATTTCCATTAATGACGAAAAGTATACATTCATTGAAGAAGTACAAAACCCTAAAAGCTGTACTATCTTTATACAAGCACCTAATGATTATACCATTAAACAAATTAAAGATGCCATAAGAGATGGTCTCAGAagtattaaaaatgttatcGACGATAAATGTGTTTTATCAGGAGCTGGATCTTTTGAAATTATGGCATATTGTAAATTAaaagatgaagaaaaaaaaattaaaggaaaacaaaaatttgCACTCGATATTTATGCAAATAGCTTGTTGAATATTCCAAAGGTCTTGTTAGAAAATAGTGGATTGGATATTCACCAAACATTATTTAATGTTATTGATAAGTATAATGAGGATCGTTCCGAACCTTTGGGTTTGGACTTGGACACAGGAGAGCCCATAATAGCTCACTTAAAAG gaATTTATGACAATTATTGTGTGAAAAAAGAAATCCTCTCCATTGCTACAGCCATATCTCAACAAATTCTTTTGGTTGATGAAATTATAAGAGCAGGGAAATCAATGGGAGAGgagaaatga
- a CDS encoding sorting assembly machinery 50 kDa subunit, putative has translation MNTELDLQNKIGNVNINLEGLERIKKSNLLYIFDDIKKSNNVEDLLLRVKSCNEKIKDLNIFDEDPIVKLKNVNNNDDILVDFTFKERKNNYMIGTNINNRGEITADFEINIPYIFKTINSIEFKANVSSFYTNNLSFRFIGPYLYKLKNFKLIIETNLSSINNIKCSSYIIKTNSLKTYLLQNNHSFIWEIDFNRILHRINPNFIPSDNILKLCDKYIKNTIKYNYKIDKLNYLNTNEQDPNIIYYTPYPVSGYYYEIENEMSLPFCEANFFKNHFNFFCVKKIFNNLFTYINISNGIKYDYNQHKPYTLNNFNFTGSIGSSLVLRGFEYNSVGQPEHCYKFHKNKNDYKITYNYLGANFFTNIQFIFKYILNIQNMNPMVFFYLHLGRLSNHFYSSINQLIKDTRISTGIGIMAYIQKNISLELFFNYPILYHITDKTKFFQVGLNFKGIL, from the coding sequence ATGAACACAGAATTGGATTTACAAAACAAAATTGgaaatgtaaatataaatttagAAGGGCTAGAAAGAATAAAGAAGagtaatttattatatatttttgatgatataaagaaaagtaataatgtagaagatttattattaagaGTTAAAAGTTGTAATGAGAAAATAAAGgatttaaatatatttgatgAGGATCCTATAGTGAAATTAAAgaatgttaataataatgatgatatattagttgattttacatttaaagaaagaaagaataattatatgatagGTACGAATATAAACAATAGAGGAGAAATTACAGCAGATTTTGAAATCAATAttccatatatttttaaaactATAAATAGTATAGAATTCAAAGCTAATGTTAGTAGtttttatacaaataatttatcGTTTAGATTTATAGGtccatatttatataaattaaaaaatttcaaATTAATTATTGAAACAAATTTAAGtagtataaataatataaaatgtagttcctatattataaaaacaaactctttaaaaacatatttattacaaaataacCATTCATTTATATGGGAAATAGATTTTAATAGAATATTACATAGAATAAATCCAAATTTTATACCTTCagataatattttaaaattatgtgataaatatataaaaaatacaatcaaatataattataaaatagataaattaaattacTTAAATACAAATGAACAGGATcctaatattatttattatacacCTTATCCTGTTTCAggatattattatgaaataGAAAATGAAATGTCTTTACCTTTTTGTGAAGCTaacttttttaaaaatcattttaattttttctgtgtaaaaaaaattttcaacaatttatttacatatattaatattagTAATGGAATCaaatatgattataatcAACACAAACCATACACActaaataattttaattttactGGTAGTATAGGCAGCTCATTAGTTTTAAGAGGATTTGAATATAATAGTGTTGGTCAACCTGAACATTGTTATAAGTTTcataaaaacaaaaacgattataaaataacatataattatcttGGTGCTAACTTTTTTACTAATATTCaattcatatttaaatatatacttaaCATTCAAAATATGAACCCTATGGTATTCTTTTATCTACACCTGGGAAGACTCAgtaatcatttttattcatcTATTAATCAATTAATTAAAGATACAAGAATATCAACAGGTATTGGTATTATGGcatatattcaaaaaaacATTTCTCTAGAactattttttaattatcCTATCTTATATCATATAACAGATAAAACCAAATTTTTTCAAGTCGGCTTGAATTTTAAGGGAATCTTATGA